In the Primulina eburnea isolate SZY01 chromosome 15, ASM2296580v1, whole genome shotgun sequence genome, TTTTCACGTAATGTATTATAATATATacgaaatatataattttttttaaaaaatgggaTAATTTTCAGGAGGTGGAAGCAATGATGCATCATTGTACAGAGAGCTATGGAAGGCTTGTGCAGGTCCTTTGGTGGATGTTCCAAAGGATGGAGAACGGGTTTATTATTTCCCCCAAGGCCACATGGAGCAAGTAAGTTGTATTTGGATTGGCCTtttccattttattttttttcttaatgGGGTGTTGAAATTTTCGATATTTGGTTGAATAATGGAGTTACAgttgaagtttttgaatttaCATTCCTTTTCTTGTCTTTGGAAATACTTTTTGGTTTtgattttgtttgttttgttaATGTTTTTGTTGTTAACTTAAATCTGTCAGTTGGAGGCTTCAACGAATCAAGAATTGAATGAAAGGATACCAATGTTCAATCTTCCTTCAAAGATCCTTTGTCGTATTTTTAATGTTCATCTTATGGTATGGTCTTCCTCTTGACTTTTACTTTGTTTCTATTTTTTGATGTTGAGTTTTAGTTTAATGCTTTTTTTGATAAATATCATGGGAAATTAGttattctaaaaaaattattttgtttttcaattaaTAATTGGTAATGTTGCATTAGCAATATTCATGAATTGTTCAACTTGTAGACTGAACAAGACACTGATGAAGTTTATGCACAAATTACTTTGATGCCAGGAACCTGATGTAAGAACTTCTAtagtattaaaaaatttatttcaaggTTCATTTTAGTTAGAAATTCAAGTTCTTGAATGGAACTATTTACAGCAAACCGAGCCGAGAAGTCCTGATATTTGTCCCGATGAGCCTTCTCGACCTGCAGTTCACTCATTTTGCAAGGTTTTGACGGCCTCAGATACGAGTACCCATGGCGGATTCTCTGTCCTTCGCAAACATGCTAACGAATGCCTTCCTCCTTTGGTAATGATTCTTTCCTTATTCCAGATTCTTACCGTGGTTGTGGGAATATTTTTTAATCTTTGTTTGGAATGAGAATGTTTTTCGTACAGGACATGACTCTGCAGACGCCAACACAAGAACTGGTAGCCAAAGACCTGCATGGAATTGAATGGCATTTTAAGCATATATTTAGAGGTGAAATCTTTATATCTAGTTTCTAACTGAATGCTCATTTAGGGGTGCAAACGAATTGAATGGTAGGAATAATTCATTCTTATTTGAAATTATCTAAGCTAAATTGAGTTGGAATCAGTGTTCTAAATGGTGGCCGAGACCGTCGACCTATGGACGGTAGAAGATGAGCATGGGCGAACGTGGGGCCACATTAAAATTAAATGAGCTGGAGTTGTAATTTGAGAGTTAACTTATTCAGACAgtataattaaattcaaaacaaaTTATTCGAGCTTGAAATCGAATATATAATTGAGCCGATCTTGAGTCAGAAATAGCTCATTTTTTGAGCTTCTGGTCAAACTTTGCACTGGCTGAAGTAAAAAACTCAAGCTTGAGGTGAAGCAGAAGCACAAAAAATGGAGGCAATCGGCTAGATTCGATTTATGTGCACACCTATGCTCAGATACTATGGCTATCATAAATCATTGAATGCTGAATGTCACTCTTTAAGAGCACACTTATTGGGAGGTGGAACTAGGATTTTGATTTTGGCGGGTGGGCATTTTCTTACATTTATACATATAGAAAATTTAGTCTATTATGAAACATCAGATACTAGATTTTTCTTGGGCTGCTACTTGATGCATATAGACTGTATACCAAACAGGTCAGCCTCGAAGGCATTTGTTGACAACAGGATGGAGTACATTTGTGACCTCAAAGAGATTAGTTGCCGGGGATTCTTTTGTGTTTCTGAGGTACTTGAATGTTACTTTCGGTCTTACACTTTTTATCACAAGTTAACCCTGTTGGTTACTACTTATCCAAAAAGCTCTAGCTTATGGAAGGGGGCTAGTAATAGTTTTTAAACAGTGTCCCATCATTTTGTGGCAAATCATTCAGCTTCTAATTTACCCATTTTTGTAGGGGAGAAAATGGGAAGTTGTGTGTTGGAGTCCGACGCCATGCTCGTCAGCTGAGTTCCATGCCATCGTCGGTGATCTCGAGTCAGAGCATGCATCTGGGAGTGCTTGCAACTGCATCTCATGCCATGGTGACTCAGACCCGATTTGTTGTTTATTACAAGCCGAGGTGTGGATTTGTGATACATGTTAATCATCATCTAAAATGTTTTTTTGTTATCttattgtttatttgatgcaAAATCCTTTTTTAGAACAAGTCAGTTCATCATATGCCTTAGCAAATATCTAGAAGCTGTCAACCATGATTATGAAATCGGCATGCGATTCAAGATGCGATTTGAGGGGGAGGATTCTGCTGAGAGAAGGTTGTGCAACATACATAAGCTGATTTCTTTGCGTTTGGTTGCGTGAGACGTTAACTTCAGTCTTTTGTTTCATAAGCAAGCAGATTTGCAGGTACGATAGTTGGAGTTGAAGATTTTTCATTTCATTGGGAAGATTCAAGATGGCGTTCTTTGAAGGTGAATATCTCGGTGATGATATGCTTGCGATTTGCCACAAGGGAAAGGctaattctttcattttttttgttATCTTCAGGTTCAATGGGACGAACCAGCTTCTCTGCCGAGACCTGAAAGAGTTTCGCCATGGGAGATCGAACCGTTTGTTGCGACAGTCCCCACAACCCTTGTTCATCCATTAACAACAAAGCACAAAAGGCTTCGACCACACTTTGAAAGCATTGTTCCTGGTTGGATAATCCTTCAGATATCCTTGCTTATCTTATTTTTAGTTTTTCTTATGCGTTTTGTGCATCATAATTTAGTTACTTCATTTATAGAGGTATGCTGGCAATCGATGCAATTTGTCAATGCTCCAACTACGAATCCTGAAGAAACAGAAGAGAGTAAAAGTGCATCGGCTTGGTCTGTTATGTCGACCCACACGGCTTCAAGCTCagggaaaaaaattattaaccCCATCACTTCTTGCCGAAACAAGGAAAGGAAACCTGATACTGGTGCAGCATGCCGATTGTTCGGAATCGATTTGAATTGTCCCTCAGTAGTTGCCCTTTGTGACTATTCTCCTGTAAAATCATTTATACCAACTGATACCAATGAAGTGTACATTCCGAGTGTCCTATCATCTGGcaattcagaacagaaatcgGTGCTTTCAAGGGATTCAAGAGATATGAGAAAAGAAAAATTGCAAAACCCATCAAAGGAGGTTCAAAGCAGACTTAGACAAACCTCTAGAAGCCGTACTAAGGTATATAAACTGCAATTGAGTCTATGTATCCATTCTTGACATTGTTGTATATATATGGGTTGGATCCGGAAATTTGGAAGCAGGGATGAGATGGCGATCGACTTCGTTCAGCCCTTACCGGATCCACCCTGTATTTATTACCAATACGAACCAGCATGTTTCTATAAGTTTTTCGTTTTGAGAAGGTACACATGCAAGGTGTAGCAGTTGGTCGTGCCGtggacttgacctcgttaaaCGGATACAATGAGCTCATAACCGAACTTGAAGTGGTGTTTTCCATCAGAGGAGAACTTCGGTCCCGAGAAAAATGGGAAATTGTGTTTGGAGATGACGAAGGGGACATCATGCTCTTGGGCGATTATCCGTGGCCGTAAGTGTCATCCGGTATCATTAAAAGCAAAAACTTCATTCATTTATATGACACCCAATGAATGTCGGTATATGACTATATTCCAATTCTTTAAAGGCGCTCTTTTGATTCAAAAAATATGTTTGATTGGCCTTTTTTAGTTTGAAAGGGGCataaaatttcaaaagaaaCAAGTCGGAAAACATGCTTTCCTAACTCATGACATCTTCTTTCGTGCAGAGAATTTTGCAACATGGTCCGGAGGATTTTCATCTGGTCTAGCCAAGATGTGAAGAAAATGAAAGGAAACAAGCTTCCATTCTCTTCTTCAGAATATGAAGGAACCGGCTTTAATTTGGAAAGTGTTGTTGATCAGAATTAAGTCCATTTTCCTCTCTTCCTTTTACGTTTGCTGGAATGTTATCCAACAAGAAAGAAGCCAGTCGGCGAGGGGAGGATCCTGTGAATGATCGGAAACTAGGCGTGTTTTTGCTGCATGAAGACAGGACTGGTGAACTAGTGAGAATTTGTAAAAAGTAGGGTGTGCTGAAAAATTGGATGCGAGGAAGTTTTTGTTGTGTGTCATCTGTTCTGTATACAGCTAAAATCGTGTTCATTAAATATTGTTATGCGATTCTATGGATTTAAATTTTAAGCAAAGGGATATGCCTATTTGATGCTATGTAAGAAGAAATTGAAGTGGAAAACACtgataattaatattatatttggtttgattgattatgacacaatattatgattattataataattatattttgtttGTTTGGTTTGATTGAAATTGGGACTTGTGTAATGAATTTTTTCTATATAATTTCAATAATTATAAGTCATGGTGATTGAGATTACGATTAAACGATAAATTATATTTCTTGACCTTGTGGACTTAGGGTTTCTTTAGCTAGGAAATATCACAAAATTGATAATGAGATTGACTCACGGTTAAATTTTATGAGATATATTTCAATTCGATCTGAACCGAGccatgaaaatattatttttttacaaaagtattatttttcatttcaaaTATGAACCGAACTGACATATATCATGGATAAAATtcagtgagatcgtctcataagtAGATCTACTAAAAAAaactatatttaaaattatttcatgTTAGGTTTTTTTACATATGCAAAAATTTCTATAAGGCCATAGGATGTAATTAAGGCGATGTTTGAGTTTAATACGATTGTAATCGAGTCGAGCTTGAGCTTtatttaacatatatatattcatgGTTCACGGGCTTATTAtagtttaataaaaataaattataaatttaaatattcattaaaGTCATTAAAACCAAATTCATGGTCACGAGCTTATTCGAACTTTTATCGAGACGATGTGTGGTGTTGTAACACCTACACAACATGTAGCAGAATATTTCAGCACACGAAACTTTATGTAAATAAAATAACACACAAAGAATTATGCACATATGAACACACTTATGGGACGCCTCAAGGCAAAAGATTCATTAGAAAATAGTTACTTTCAGTTTACAAAaacaatattaattaataaaagaaAATCTAACTTCCGTAACAGGGGGAGTGAGTAAAGTGTATCAAAAACACTTATCAAACTAAATAATCAAAACCACGGATGCGGGTTTTATGAAGCCGAAAATTCTTTTGATGAACAAGATACTAATGTGCACCATGATTATGTGTTGTGTCTTATGTCTTCAACATTTTACGACAACACAATATTATGCATTGTTTTGAGCAATTGATTTCTTCTATATAAATCTTCAATTCTCATGCTTGCTCCTGCGATGTCTCTCCATTCTCTTGCACATACTTTTCACAACATCTATCTTTTATATTTATG is a window encoding:
- the LOC140814276 gene encoding auxin response factor 9-like; its protein translation is MENRGSFSQQQSSFLAEGGGSNDASLYRELWKACAGPLVDVPKDGERVYYFPQGHMEQLEASTNQELNERIPMFNLPSKILCRIFNVHLMTEQDTDEVYAQITLMPDLQQTEPRSPDICPDEPSRPAVHSFCKVLTASDTSTHGGFSVLRKHANECLPPLDMTLQTPTQELVAKDLHGIEWHFKHIFRGQPRRHLLTTGWSTFVTSKRLVAGDSFVFLRGENGKLCVGVRRHARQLSSMPSSVISSQSMHLGVLATASHAMVTQTRFVVYYKPRTSQFIICLSKYLEAVNHDYEIGMRFKMRFEGEDSAERRFAGTIVGVEDFSFHWEDSRWRSLKVQWDEPASLPRPERVSPWEIEPFVATVPTTLVHPLTTKHKRLRPHFESIVPEVCWQSMQFVNAPTTNPEETEESKSASAWSVMSTHTASSSGKKIINPITSCRNKERKPDTGAACRLFGIDLNCPSVVALCDYSPVKSFIPTDTNEVYIPSVLSSGNSEQKSVLSRDSRDMRKEKLQNPSKEVQSRLRQTSRSRTKVHMQGVAVGRAVDLTSLNGYNELITELEVVFSIRGELRSREKWEIVFGDDEGDIMLLGDYPWPEFCNMVRRIFIWSSQDVKKMKGNKLPFSSSEYEGTGFNLESVVDQN